From Vigna angularis cultivar LongXiaoDou No.4 chromosome 11, ASM1680809v1, whole genome shotgun sequence:
GTCCTACTCCAGGCACCAAATCAATAGAGAACTCGACTTCCCTCTGAGGGGGCAACCCCGACACTTCCTCAGGAAACACATCCAAAAACTCACTCACCATTGAGTGATCTAGACCATGCCCACTCTACTCAATTGACAGATGCGATAACACGAGAAAACAACAAGCACCTTCTACCAAATCTTGCTTCAGCTGCCCTGAAGACAACAACACTACCCcttcttcttcaagaaaaaCTAACTTCTTCTCACCGCAgtctatgagaatgcgattggcaaATAGCCAATCCATCCCCAAGATCACATCTAATCCTTGCAAAGGTAAACAAATGAGGTTTACCTTGAACGGACGTCCTTCTACAACCACAAAACATCTAGCACACAAGGTAGATGTCTTGACCAACCCCGAAGTGGGAGTAGCTACAGCCAAGTCATACTGTAACTCGCTCACTACCAGACCCAAAATAGCCACGCAATCTTCTGACACAAAGGAGTGTGTCGTTCCAGAATCAAATAACACACAACATTCTCTACCATTCAACACATAACGCCCAACAATAAGAGTACCTGAGCTGGCTGCCTCTGACCCCGATATAGCATACATCCTGCCTGAAGCCTACGATCTGGCACCGCCCCTCGGATGTGCTCTCCTGGCCTGGTGAGTCTGCGGACCTGTCCTCCTGACAGTAGGACAGTCCCGGCGAAATGTCCCTCAACCCGGCATATGTTACATCTTCTGAAACCTGCCATTTGAGGACAGACCGACTGAAGATGGGGACCTCCACAGGAATAACACTTCACTCCCCCAGAGCTGCTGGACGGTCCAGATGACACAAAAGCCTGAGAAGAAGACCCTCTAGGTCTATGAGAAGGAGGCCTAGAATAGGGAGTCCTCCTGGAACTAGAACCGCCTCTGGACATCACCGGTCCTCCCACTCTCAAAGGCTGACTCCTCTGCCTGTCCACTTCCAACTTGGTCTTCTCCATGACCTTTCCCATTTCCACCAAAGCTGGAAATTCTTTAATAGAAAGCCCCTTCACCAACAACTTGATCTCTCCCCTCAAACCATTCTCAAATTTCCGACACTGCCAAACTTCACTCATCGGCACTGTATGAAACCTGATCAGATGCTTGAACCGATCTTCATACTCAGAGATTGACATATTTCCCTGAACCAGCTGTAGAAATTCAATCTCCCTAGCAAATCTGACGCTGTCAGGAAAATATTCAGCATAGAATCTTTCCTTGAACAACTCCCAAGTGATATGAGTGTTACTGCCCTCCATAATGGTCCTCATACTGCTCCACCAGTGACTAGCTTCCCCGGATAATAAATACTCCGTGAAAGCCAATCTATTCTCATCTGAACACCTCTTGGCATTAAAAATGCGCTCCATATCTCCGAACCACCTATCTGCCTCATCTGGGCTAACCTGTCAACTAAACTTGGTTGGACGGTGCTACAAGAAGTTCTCAAGACTCCACTCTTGAGGTTgtgtggaagaagaagaagagggtcCAGCTACAGCCCTTCCACTGGTCAACAATTCCAAATACTGCCTCTGAGAGGCCTCAGCTGAAAGTCGAGCAGCTTCCAACTACTGCATAGCCACAGAATTTTGTTGTACCAAAGCGGTATTCTACTATCGCATCTCACTGATCACTAATtccatcatcctcatcatatCTGGTGCATCAGGATTTGtgggtggaggaggaggaggccTAGGTGCCATCTTCTGCTTACACAGAGAGAAAGGACATCAGTCCAACTCAAACAGACAAGGATTACTACTAGACATGACTAAGAGCACACAAGCACAAGCAAGGCACACTCACAACCTACAGGATTCCTAAGGAAAGAACTGCTCtaataccattaatgtaacatcccaatatataTAGTGTAACTATAATAAAGAGAAGCAACATGCATGATAAAATAGTACAGTTATCCATCTAAAACATAAAGTGATACCTTTacaatcataaaaaaacaactatatatttaaaactttatatacagaCCGAAGACTATTCCAAAACTATCTACAAGTCTCTAAAGAACCAAAAGCGACTACTCAGCAGCAGCATCACCTCCATCCAATGCTTGCTCCAAAGAGACCTCTTCTtctactgctcacatccaaaggatggtcATCGCAGAAGAAGAATAGCGgaacatacaaaacataagcacacaacagggtaagctagtttaaacaaagactaatcataccacaatcaatagaattcatacaatcATATTATCCATCTTCATCACTTAAACCCTTCACACATAACACACACTGACTTTGattgtccggacttagaataattgtcgagctatgacgggtcgtgcactcgtggtggcttctactgctttgcaaagccatttccaatgggtttcaccctaccacactcacgaggttagtccgttatcactcaccttgggccatactggaagcacctaagactaggacctcctgctactcctcacgacatggatcaatcctctctacttgagaatgaaagaccattggagtttcaagataacccccaagactgagctcctacatccattctaaacttacttgaatctcaactagagattccatttgaatcacaacatagggcaccaccatgtctcctctccttgaggatcatggaattacgtccataaacCACACTTGAACTTTACCATTTTAATTACCACATACCACAATCACAACAGATATTACATGATACAACTTCAACTTACTTCATACAACACTTATTGATACATATCCAACAACATAAGAACACACAAGACTTGAACTAGAACGTACACCTCGCACAGCGCACACCTTCGCATAGCGAGACTATAAACTTCTCACACAGCGACCTAACTCGCCTTGCGAAAACCAAAGACAGAGACCAACTACTCTGgatctctcgcatagcgactaaACTGGCTATgcgaataaaattgtaaaatgctACAGACCCCAACCCCTCGCATAGTGGCCCAATTTGCTACGCAAGATCCTCATCTAGAGACTTGACCCCCCAAGCACTCGCAGAGCGAGACCCACTCGCTGAtcgaataaaatgaataatggtTCCAGACCCCAACCATTCGCATAGCGATTACACTCGCTATGCGGATTCataaacagagagcaaccctctcaaatcactcgcacagcgcacccatTCGCTATGTGGTTACATTGGCAGAGAACATCTCGCCAAGgtaactcgctatgcgaatccattcACACAACAAGTCTGCATAATCTACAaaacgaaattctgcagaattacacaactcaaccactccttaccaattctactcaacttggccaacttctaacactcctaattcGATGTATATACTAAATTAAACTTGACTAAAGGATTCTAAATATTTCTAAcaccaatctaaagtgtttatgcagCAATCTCTACTCTAAAACCTCCAATTCATCAACTTATAGACCCAAAACCAATTCTACCACTTGGAACCTGTTTTTGATcattttgatgactcaaacCAGTCACATATAACCTATCTACACTATCCTAGCAGTCACCAACAGCCCTTGACCACAaattctcaaattcactacctcacttccttaAAATACAATAAACCAGTCCAATTCACTTTACTCTATACTTCAACAACACTACCACACATCACAGCCAATAACAGTCACCAATTTACAAACATTATAGCATATAGATTCATCCAAGTCAGCTCATCATTCACAATTCACAGTTTCTACTCTTTTAACAATTAAGAACATACATTCACTAGCTGATATTTTTAACTGCGCAGCACTTAATCACATAATTCATTTCGTACATCACCGATTGATAATTGAAAACACaacctagcttcccttacctcagagatAACAGCCATATACACAGTAACGTCCCAACCGAACCTTGCACAGCAAggaaactcaacagaaacctacaactcactAATTGGTGATAGAGAACCACACTTAGAACTTAAATTGAGCTAGAAATGGAAGGAAGAACTACTAATCACCTGCAACCAGAATCATTGCATGCTCACAGGTCAGAGAAGAACGGACAGAAAAAGGGAGACGACTTACCAACTGAAGAacgagaaattgatcggtccaaACCCAAGCCCTCAACGCCAGGATCGCCTAGGCACTTCCTGATCGTTGAACAGATATCTCAGTAAGaagaaattttagagagaactcagagaactctgaggaataaagttctagagagatgaagtgttcttagaataatgagaagtgtttataaaatttcGTTTTATACTAtcagattattttaaagtaaaataatcgaTCTCATTATTCTAATACACCAATCTGCTCTATAACACTCTATTTTTCAGGTCTTTACATCATTTAACTCTAAATCACTCTACCCGAtcatattaatatgttattgACTTTTTCAACACATCACGTTAATTGACAAATGACTTGTTCGTTTTTTCACAATAATTTTGTGTGTTTTATTGTATTgacaattttcatttatttataatttattttataattgttatagTATTAGACGTTTTGTATTAATGAATGTTTTCGTTATccttaaatgaattttatagcATGATTATAAATGACAtttaaaccattatttttaaaattagtatttgaATAAATTACATTCTAAtgtagatttattttatttgagaaaaccatataaaatagaagttatattttaaaaaaatagtagtaAAGACAATTGTTCTATGCATAACAGTTATCAtgtcttttcttttaagattaaatgttatttcactagtaaaaaattgcatttttaactCGTATATTATGCTTTGGTTTTTTCGGAACCGAAGCGTATTAGACGCGGTGGCAGGGctgtaatttttaaatcatgatatgcctcggttgctaAACAACCGGTGTCTAAAAGGCATACTGACTCGGTTGACAGAATGGACCGAGGTATATACCTCAGGTGAAAaagttactgcctcggttaccagatggaccgaggcatatagctTAGGCTGGGACTGATCCACTTCGAGAAAACCTAGCAGCTccctctttttccttttatttttctcaattctcTCTCGTTCCAATCTCGCTTCTCTCTCGTTCCAATCGCGCTTCTCACTCGTTTCAATCTCGCTTCTGCTGTTTTAAGTGTCGCTGCCGTTGCCCCGCCATTGCCTCGCCGCTACCTCGCCACTGCCGGGAGCCACTACCACCTGCCATTGCGTCTCTGGAGCGAAGAGCAAGCGGCCCCGCTGTTAATCcaaaacttgttagccgttgctaggactcgggttcaatccccaactccccggcaacggcgccaaaaacttgttaggcGATtatttcggcaagtgtaccgaatcgcttcaagtaatataaaatggtaagtccaagtatcgttttcccaagagactcgtaatactaaagaattgtgcgattaacaactcatccagactcaagaacataacatcaatttacaaaacaggtgcagaaacataaattcatacataattacaaatttgGATTCTGGTAATGAAAACACTGAGATATGGAAAAAGGTCCGAAATGATATGGATCGGTTTTGCTCAAATTAGATTTCACCACTTTCACTCTTGTGCATAAAaagtttcatctcctctccattaattactaatgtcaatccactaaaacactttACCCCTAATCTCTTAGGTGAAAAAgtctaggttttccttatcaaatccCAATGTCTTGGATAATCTAACAGGTGAaaccgcattaagaactaggatcttaagacaacaagCAATCATCTTCCATCTCTAGAACCAATAATACctaggactcctatttcagttctggtTCCATCTTACGTCTCCATAACCCATGAAACCCAAAGTTAGTCCATGACATGAACGTCTCCATCACATGCATGCTTTAATCTCGGAAATAAGAATACTAGAAATTAACAGAGCAGGCATacatataatcaaatcattcttcAAATACACAAAAATTCAGTAATTACATCAAttcttaacaaaatgaaactggTTCTCCATTTCAATGGAAGAACctcaagcttacaaacatggtggATGGGAGAAGAATAAGAcccaaggaggagaaaagagatgCTTCCACATGCCCCAAGcggcctccatgagctcctgtAGTGAAGTCGCGCCTCCACACCTTCGTCCTTGAGCTCTGGGAGGGTTTCCCCCCTCCAAAAACTGACTTCTCTGCCTCTGGTTCGCGTTCTTAAAGAGATGAGtcgtaagtgatttttcgctgggcgcgcgcgctcgctgggcgagcgttcaCTGCGCACTgagcgagcgtccacttttgcgcgctcgctgggcgagcgtctaCTTGCTGATCATGGGTGAGCGCTCGCTGGGTGAgcgctcgctgggcgagcgtccgcagctcgctggacgagcgtcctcgctgggcgagcgtgcgtcctctcgctgggcgagcgtccactttctggtctcgctggacgagcgtccgttgCTCGCTGGACAAGCGTCCGCTCGTTGAGCGAGCGTGCATtcgtcgctgggcgagcgtcctctgcgtCTTGTGCTCGCCAGTtctttccaatccttattctGTGCAAagtaaacacacaaaaacactcaaactgatacaaaatcaacaatatatacatattatacaacttttcatgagattttactccataatgcatcaaaggagattaaaataagtgcttAGGATATGCAATTCTTGGCACTTATCACACCTCCAAACTTGAACTttttcatgtcctcatgaaaagCAAGAGATAACTTAGCCTAAAGAACAATTCAACTgcaatggtctagcaactcaagatacaattttaatcaaaataaacaaaatcaatcatgcttgctcaacttatacATCATATTCAAGAGATAATACAGTCTTAGCAAGCTTCACTTCAACCATGGTGCTAACAATTCAAAATCACAAGAAAGATGCAATTTATAGATCAACAAAAATGACAAGATGTTTTCATTGAATGCATGGgaccaatcctcaccaaggaaagtgtttcactcaagaaCATTGGTGTATAACGATGTTTGTCATACTCTCAACTATCACagtgttacacaaatcaactttgcatttcatttcaacaatatcaaacacattcacaagcaagttacatcacaaggactttttgaggcttgtattgtggctgggctcaaaagaaaatttggtttttctggacaacaaagtaCCTTAAGCTGAGAGACCCAACAATTTGATTCATGATATACATAGTCTCTCTTTtgctccaaaattgaataaaccacttctcaacctatttcccaactctttttcattgaattcaagtttttgtttttcttcttctttcttcttcttctttctttttaactcaacttattttctcaatgctcccttaTGACAAGAACTCCCtgaaacttaaaccattctcctcaaCCTAACAAATAGGTTCATCTCAagtcaaggtaaggaggttaatgatttttcaataagcttaatgtgtcaggaatgagaaagttttcttcaGGTTCAAAGGTTATGCATTGGCTTTTTAGGCTCAAAATTTAGAAGAGGtagaagaacaagatggccttgatcatttatAACATGCAAgcaactagttcaaatagagaaactcatgcaaaatcaactgtgattccaaagtaatagcattcagcaataaactctgaggcacaaca
This genomic window contains:
- the LOC108332814 gene encoding uncharacterized protein LOC108332814, with protein sequence MERIFNAKRCSDENRLAFTEYLLSGEASHWWSSMRTIMEGSNTHITWELFKERFYAEYFPDSVRFAREIEFLQLVQGNMSISEYEDRFKHLIRFHTVPMSEVWQCRKFENGLRGEIKLLVKGLSIKEFPALVEMGKVMEKTKLEVDRQRSQPLRVGGPVMSRGGSSSRRTPYSRPPSHRPRGSSSQAFVSSGPSSSSGGVKCYSCGGPHLQSVCPQMAGFRRCNICRVEGHFAGTVLLSGGQVRRLTRPGEHIRGAVPDRRLQAGCMLYRGQRQPAQYDLAVATPTSGLVKTSTLCARCFVVVEGRPFKVNLICLPLQGLDVILGMDWLFANRILIDCGEKKLVFLEEEGVVLLSSGQLKQDLSGHGLDHSMVSEFLDVFPEEVSGLPPQREVEFSIDLVPGVGPVSISPYRMAQAELAELKKQVEDLLEKQFIRPSVSPWGAPVLLVKKKDGSSRLCIDYRQLNKLTIKNKYPLPRIDDLMDQLYGATVFSKIDLRSVMLFGVTNAPTIFMDYMNRIFRPFLDKFVVVFIDDILIYSKTWEEHENHLRIVLGILREKKFYAKLSKCEFWLEEVQFLGHVISAGGIAVDPAKVQAVL